One window of the Halobacillus litoralis genome contains the following:
- a CDS encoding UDP-N-acetylmuramoyl-tripeptide--D-alanyl-D-alanine ligase, translating into MILEVKELTRLFSQYKGAATDQITIDGIMTDTRKTAKQSLFVPIVGENFDAHEFIGEAIKQGAVAALWQNDRPLPKLVPTDFPVFFVEDTTKALQDLASYYLEEVKPVVIGVTGSNGKTTTKDMVASVLATRFVTHKTAGNFNNHIGLPLTVLSMEKETEAVVLEMGMDRAGEIAVLSKIAHPDHAIITNIGESHIENLGSREAIAQAKLEITEGLSESGLLIIDGDEPLLELKTQEKQTISCGFKEQADYVAVIEEMTDDMSKFTIGQHHYQLPLAGKHNVKNASFVIALAERLELTPAEIQEGFQKLQMSAMRFEKHEGHNGSLIINDAYNASPTSMKAIIEVIRDLTSKSKKVLVLGDMFELGEHSRVLHASVAAAIDENIHTVFTIGEHSEEISKALRDHHAEIETHHYNDKQALSHHVRSLLTTDTVVLIKASRGMKLEELLTGLVD; encoded by the coding sequence ATGATTTTAGAAGTAAAAGAATTGACTCGATTGTTTTCGCAATATAAAGGAGCCGCAACGGACCAGATCACCATAGATGGGATAATGACAGACACTAGAAAAACGGCAAAGCAAAGTTTGTTCGTGCCGATCGTCGGTGAAAATTTCGATGCCCATGAGTTTATTGGTGAAGCGATTAAACAAGGCGCTGTCGCTGCACTTTGGCAGAATGACCGACCGCTCCCCAAGCTGGTGCCGACGGATTTTCCGGTCTTTTTCGTAGAGGATACGACGAAGGCATTGCAGGATTTGGCTTCCTATTATTTAGAAGAAGTTAAGCCGGTCGTCATCGGGGTGACCGGTTCAAACGGGAAAACGACGACAAAAGATATGGTCGCTTCCGTATTGGCGACCCGCTTTGTCACGCATAAAACAGCAGGCAATTTCAATAACCATATCGGGCTCCCCCTGACGGTCTTGTCTATGGAGAAAGAGACAGAGGCTGTTGTGCTGGAAATGGGGATGGACCGCGCAGGTGAAATCGCGGTGTTATCGAAAATCGCTCATCCGGATCATGCGATCATTACAAATATCGGAGAATCCCATATTGAAAACCTCGGGTCAAGGGAGGCGATCGCGCAGGCGAAATTAGAAATAACGGAAGGGCTATCAGAGAGTGGTCTTTTGATCATTGATGGCGATGAACCTTTACTGGAATTGAAGACCCAAGAGAAACAGACCATTTCCTGCGGGTTTAAAGAACAAGCGGATTATGTGGCTGTCATAGAAGAGATGACCGATGATATGAGCAAATTCACAATCGGGCAACACCATTATCAACTTCCATTGGCAGGAAAACATAATGTGAAAAACGCTTCTTTTGTGATTGCTTTAGCGGAACGTCTCGAGTTGACACCAGCGGAAATTCAGGAAGGTTTCCAAAAGCTTCAAATGTCAGCTATGCGTTTCGAGAAACATGAAGGTCATAATGGGTCATTGATTATCAATGATGCATACAATGCGTCACCGACCTCCATGAAAGCGATTATCGAAGTTATTCGTGATTTGACATCTAAAAGCAAAAAAGTGTTAGTATTAGGTGATATGTTTGAATTGGGAGAGCATTCAAGGGTTCTTCATGCGAGTGTCGCTGCGGCTATAGATGAAAACATCCACACAGTTTTCACAATCGGAGAACATTCTGAGGAAATATCAAAAGCTTTGAGGGACCATCATGCTGAAATTGAAACACACCATTACAACGATAAACAAGCTCTAAGTCATCATGTCCGTTCTTTGTTAACGACGGACACTGTCGTACTCATCAAAGCATCACGAGGAATGAAATTGGAAGAGCTGCTTACAGGTCTTGTGGATTGA
- a CDS encoding UDP-N-acetylmuramoyl-L-alanyl-D-glutamate--2,6-diaminopimelate ligase, with protein sequence MKMKKLLRFIPFYKENRPISDLNVTGISMDSRTTEPGDVFICMRGVEVDGHRYAEDAVNRGAVVILAEKPVDVAVPVILVNDTSRALAMIAAAFYETPSEHLRVIGVTGTNGKTTITYLLEEIFRIQKKRTGIIGTIQVNIDGKTFPVKNTTPDALTLQRYFHKMRKARVDQAIMEVSSHALDQGRVYGCDIDIAIFTNLTRDHLDYHENFDDYLRAKSLLFAQLGNGYNKEREKFAVINKDSPSAHRFIRSTSQGLLTYGIHEEADVMAEDYSLTETGTTFTMITPVGSIPINSPLMGMFSIYNMLAAAGAALLSGVSLPAIQQSFRQTKGVRGRFEPVREGQDFGVVIDYAHTPDSLENVLKTIKEICHGSIIIVIGCGGDRDRSKRPLMAEVSMEFADSVIFTNDNPRSEDPKQIFRDMTNHLKGYHDIIEDRKEAIQKALKAAKKGDVVLIAGKGHETYQEIKGIRHYFDDCEIAREILRDMKERPS encoded by the coding sequence ATGAAAATGAAGAAGCTGCTGCGATTCATTCCTTTTTATAAAGAAAATCGACCGATTTCTGATTTGAATGTCACCGGGATCTCCATGGACTCAAGAACCACTGAGCCTGGTGATGTTTTCATTTGCATGCGTGGGGTGGAAGTGGATGGTCATCGCTATGCTGAGGATGCGGTCAATAGAGGGGCTGTTGTCATATTGGCAGAAAAACCGGTCGATGTGGCGGTCCCGGTGATTCTGGTGAATGATACATCTCGTGCACTTGCCATGATTGCTGCCGCTTTCTATGAAACACCTTCAGAGCACCTGCGCGTCATCGGTGTAACAGGGACAAATGGGAAGACGACGATCACCTATCTGCTGGAAGAAATATTCCGTATTCAGAAAAAACGGACAGGAATCATCGGTACCATACAGGTGAACATCGACGGAAAGACATTCCCAGTCAAAAATACCACACCAGATGCCTTGACTCTGCAACGTTATTTCCATAAAATGCGTAAGGCAAGAGTTGATCAGGCTATCATGGAGGTCTCCTCGCACGCTTTAGACCAGGGGCGGGTGTATGGGTGTGATATCGACATCGCTATCTTCACTAACCTCACACGTGATCACCTGGATTATCATGAAAATTTTGATGATTATCTTCGTGCTAAGTCCCTATTGTTCGCCCAATTAGGAAATGGGTATAATAAAGAACGTGAGAAATTTGCAGTCATAAATAAAGACTCCCCCTCTGCCCATCGCTTTATCCGCTCGACTTCTCAGGGTCTCCTCACCTATGGGATCCATGAGGAAGCAGATGTAATGGCGGAGGATTATTCGTTGACCGAAACGGGTACCACATTTACAATGATCACTCCGGTCGGCTCTATACCTATTAATAGCCCCTTGATGGGGATGTTCAGCATCTATAACATGTTAGCTGCGGCCGGGGCTGCCCTCTTATCTGGTGTCTCATTACCCGCCATTCAACAGTCCTTCAGGCAGACGAAAGGCGTCCGGGGCCGGTTCGAGCCGGTAAGAGAAGGGCAGGATTTCGGAGTGGTCATCGACTACGCCCATACACCTGATTCTTTAGAGAATGTTTTGAAGACAATCAAAGAAATTTGTCACGGTTCCATCATCATAGTCATCGGCTGTGGTGGGGATCGGGATCGGAGTAAGCGTCCACTGATGGCAGAAGTGAGTATGGAATTCGCCGATTCTGTCATTTTCACCAATGATAACCCGCGTTCTGAAGATCCTAAGCAGATCTTCAGAGACATGACGAACCATCTTAAAGGATATCATGACATCATCGAAGACCGGAAAGAAGCGATTCAAAAAGCGCTCAAAGCAGCAAAAAAAGGCGACGTAGTACTGATCGCAGGCAAGGGCCATGAAACGTATCAGGAAATCAAAGGCATTCGTCATTACTTCGATGACTGTGAAATTGCAAGAGAGATATTAAGGGATATGAAGGAGCGTCCATCATGA
- a CDS encoding stage V sporulation protein D has translation MRRVSQVIVKKRLVTVFLVGMVIFCVIAGRLGYVQFFLSDFLISKAEESWSRDITFEPERGEILDTNGEVLVGNQSAPTVMVVPRQVKEPDKTAQNLAQILEMSVEKAYTHVTKVTSIERIHPEGRKISEQQAEAIQSLQMPGVYIAEDSERYYPHGSFLSHVLGFSGIDNQGLLGLEAYYDEELKGEKGALSFFSDAKGKRMPDMADIYKPPVDGKDLQLTIDYKVQSIMERELDIAVAKYNPDGAVALGVDPDTGKVVGMATRPNFNPANYQEVKPEVYNRNLPVWSTYEPGSTFKIITLAAALEEQLVDLDEEHFHDSGAIKVDGATLHCWKSGGHGDQTYLEVVQNSCNPGFVTLGQRLGKEKLFEYIDRFGFGEKTGIDLEGEGKGILFKPENVGPVEQATTAFGQGVSVTPIQQVMAVAAAVNGGYYYEPYIQEAWLDPISGDVLEKNEPNLKERVISEKTSAEVRRALESVVAKGTGRGAYVEGYRVGGKTGTAQKVGPDGRYMENNHIVSFIGFAPADDPELVVYLAIDNPKNTVQFGGVVAAPIVGNIMGDSLRAMGVEPREDGLEKEYDWPDEPLVEVPKVTGMEKKDLSQMLMNLNVEASGSGSKVITQAPEAGVKVPSGSTIRVYLGD, from the coding sequence ATGAGACGAGTATCACAAGTGATCGTAAAGAAACGATTAGTCACTGTTTTTCTTGTTGGAATGGTTATTTTTTGTGTTATTGCAGGCAGGCTCGGGTACGTCCAGTTTTTCCTTAGTGATTTCTTGATTTCGAAGGCAGAAGAATCGTGGAGCCGTGACATCACGTTTGAACCTGAGCGCGGGGAAATCCTTGATACAAATGGCGAAGTGTTAGTCGGCAACCAGTCGGCACCCACGGTGATGGTGGTACCGAGGCAAGTGAAAGAACCGGACAAGACCGCCCAGAACTTAGCTCAAATTTTAGAAATGAGCGTTGAGAAGGCCTATACCCATGTGACAAAGGTGACTTCGATTGAAAGGATTCACCCTGAAGGTCGAAAAATCAGTGAACAGCAGGCGGAAGCGATCCAGTCGCTGCAGATGCCGGGGGTTTATATTGCTGAGGATTCAGAGAGGTACTATCCTCATGGTTCATTTCTTTCCCACGTCCTTGGATTCAGTGGGATTGATAATCAGGGTTTATTAGGCTTGGAAGCTTATTATGATGAAGAGTTGAAAGGAGAAAAGGGGGCGCTCTCTTTTTTCTCTGATGCCAAAGGGAAGCGAATGCCCGACATGGCTGACATATATAAGCCTCCTGTGGATGGGAAGGATCTGCAGTTGACCATTGACTATAAAGTCCAATCGATCATGGAGCGCGAGCTGGACATAGCCGTAGCTAAATACAATCCAGATGGGGCGGTCGCTTTGGGAGTCGACCCTGACACAGGAAAAGTGGTCGGGATGGCGACAAGGCCGAACTTCAATCCGGCGAACTATCAAGAAGTGAAGCCAGAAGTATACAACCGTAACCTTCCTGTTTGGAGTACGTATGAACCAGGGTCGACGTTCAAAATCATCACACTGGCTGCAGCTTTGGAAGAGCAGCTCGTAGACCTTGATGAAGAGCATTTCCATGATTCAGGAGCGATCAAAGTCGATGGTGCTACATTGCACTGCTGGAAAAGCGGCGGCCATGGCGATCAAACGTATTTAGAAGTCGTACAAAATTCATGTAACCCTGGATTCGTTACACTTGGTCAACGTTTAGGAAAAGAGAAGTTGTTCGAGTATATCGATCGCTTCGGTTTCGGAGAAAAGACAGGCATTGACCTTGAAGGTGAAGGAAAAGGGATCTTATTCAAACCGGAAAATGTCGGACCTGTCGAACAGGCCACCACAGCGTTCGGTCAAGGGGTTTCCGTGACGCCGATTCAACAGGTCATGGCTGTTGCAGCTGCAGTGAATGGTGGATACTATTATGAGCCTTATATTCAGGAAGCCTGGCTTGACCCGATCAGCGGCGACGTGCTCGAAAAAAATGAACCGAACTTAAAAGAACGGGTCATTTCCGAGAAGACGTCTGCAGAAGTCCGGCGTGCTCTTGAAAGTGTTGTCGCAAAAGGAACAGGGCGGGGCGCCTACGTTGAAGGATACCGTGTAGGTGGTAAAACAGGAACAGCGCAGAAAGTCGGACCAGACGGTAGATACATGGAAAATAATCATATCGTGTCTTTCATTGGTTTTGCCCCTGCTGATGATCCTGAACTAGTCGTATACCTTGCGATCGACAACCCGAAAAACACCGTGCAATTCGGTGGAGTTGTTGCTGCTCCGATTGTTGGGAATATTATGGGGGACAGCCTGCGTGCGATGGGTGTTGAGCCTAGGGAAGATGGCTTGGAAAAAGAATACGATTGGCCTGATGAACCGTTAGTCGAAGTTCCGAAAGTGACAGGAATGGAGAAAAAAGACTTAAGTCAAATGCTGATGAACCTGAATGTTGAAGCAAGTGGCAGTGGTTCGAAAGTAATTACACAGGCGCCTGAAGCAGGTGTGAAGGTTCCGAGTGGGTCGACGATTCGTGTGTATCTCGGGGATTAA